A region from the Triplophysa rosa linkage group LG4, Trosa_1v2, whole genome shotgun sequence genome encodes:
- the palb2 gene encoding partner and localizer of BRCA2 isoform X2 → MEEDIHPNDDKEALRRRLEVLKQEYEMTARRLQKAEHRDAVRRQGSVSHQNRFTHNESSSLFCTSSSVLASELSDNQDAQQLRTIEKRSSVFSTVEKIPAIQFQLAEIASACPASMRSPTHRLRSKRSRLRLQNKERESDTDYSQEKDRLVPGKKSGSTEEKAKLKRESDIEMLPCKVEKNQDLPKKGKTDDTIAKKTRKLKMIEKTEVNCESANKPLVLTDENNMAFQTLNICQKQLPPVGRSKEKLQSRTAAYLDPIQSSSLPPSSDSDKSDRMLPPDSNKDIKHSSVMSGALDSCTLVEGLTFPVEYYIRTTRRMAASQSSVNLEAVIQSQLTGGWGRRKPSQSQMRGRGHVSSELPESVRRSTNQAGCRGKGQRRRGRRRTTVVRSPCSNAASDCTMSLPASDSQLDSSVVIDLKSTPQSTAQSELEERPHGDSQPIPSSVPTANLNPSKEEEVTQDFKHLPDSQLYFESKLHPDSNLYPIFRRGCGLQTGGYSSQPQTCMSKDDQSPLLPSLSSLIQTLQDTKNGLLASVDIQDFHLPDEDFGQLKLEKLRMSSSLVEPFVYRVYNARRSNRCQTARGRKGNSEVLGGELFTPEPPTSFALEDSLPLCQSDPVDQSQIETQNTDQSEKHADHVNKPNSRSSDRIDSGKEQTGTIVKTEKTANDEHTVKTQTSGNENVLKVDPEVESRIHKQTDSPTLSENSPLCPALLDFSPSLTSHTQRGQDPSLPSLGLTPHFLSPGSPTDLQRHLLSPADSRRSPTSNTPTGFVSPDLVACKTFGKVKANTSMKSSDPTKVEGDTETQNQSEVSQEIIMGAQNNANHSATGHENSVVPETEMQALCIMESEQKCSFDTGNNPECRSKMNCTSEIEVQPHNLSESAAQHNPDIQKTQSSPKAEVQTCKHTDLKTETHKDMVMNQSRRVDASGCAGHDEAISFDTSTNQQTEDKMLCTTNADEAKEHGTDLSNSSPVPSTTLPKAGHRSSLLRETHTFKALEGGCVLDLCFVRWMAEDLCICVVGEWSVCLWTQKKGVQPWSLIHTWTFAQTVMSLQAIPDSSGLLCVTLGDLKITEASMDGPFTQNVLCKDALQAVVGVSDCRLVCCTTPGDQQKVTVITLTKEGRLVKTLLLVSAKQNIRTLAAVEGEKDALIGWTECKTLLIWSMKSGHLLQTIYLEKTLPMTNCMRGYSYRGVLCLLLQNTGNVCEEKSNTTLFALIATNPLTGKHITLTSISNPAQHIQQLIDGDVFGSGLVGVFQSGHIAVWDLRGRVAKVVGVLDELCRLARWAGPDTLLTGYLNGDVSVFQYNTV, encoded by the exons ATGGAGGAAGATATTCACCCTAACGATGACAAAGAAGCA ttgAGAAGGAGACTGGAAGTACTGAAGCAGGAGTATGAGATGACAGCACGAAGATTGCAG AAGGCAGAACACCGGGATGCAGTTCGCAGACAGGGCAGCGTCTCTCACCAGAACAGATTTACACACAATGAATCATCATCACTATTCTGTACATCTTCCTCTGTGCTGGCTTCAGAACTTTCTGACAACCAAGATGCTCAACAGTTACGAACTA TTGAAAAAAGAAGCTCTGTGTTTTCCACCGTTGAGAAAATCCCTGCCATCCAATTTCAACTTGCCGAGATTGCGTCCGCATGCCCTGCAAGCATGCGAAGCCCCACCCACCGTCTGCGTTCTAAGCGCAGCCGGCTGCGACTGCAGAACAAAGAGCGAGAGTCAGACACTGACTACAGCCAAGAGAAAGACCGTCTCGTGCCTGGAAAAAAAAGTGGTAGCACGGAGGAAAAGGCTAAACTGAAAAGAGAAAGTGATATTGAGATGTTGCCATGTAAGGTGGAGAAGAACCAGGACTTGccaaaaaagggaaaaacagaTGATACGATTGCAAAGAAAACACGGAAGctaaaaatgattgaaaaaacTGAAGTGAACTGTGAATCTGCAAACAAGCCACTGGTTTTAACTGACGAGAATAATATGGCCTTTCAAACTCTTAACATTTGCCAGAAACAGTTGCCTCCTGTCGGTCGTTCTAAAGAGAAGTTACAGTCAAGAACAGCTGCGTATTTGGACCCCATCCAATCCTCATCTTTACCTCCATCATCTGATTCAGACAAATCAGACCGGATGCTTCCACCAGattcaaataaagatattaaacACTCTTCAGTTATGTCTGGAGCTCTAGACTCTTGTACGCTGGTCGAAGGTTTAACTTTTCCTGTGGAATATTATATTAGAACAACACGTCGCATGGCTGCATCTCAAAGTTCTGTCAATCTCGAGGCTGTCATTCAGAGCCAGCTCACTGGGGGGTGGGGCAGACGCAAGCCCAGCCAATCGCAAATGCGTGGTAGAGGTCACGTGAGCTCAGAACTTCCAGAATCAGTACGCAGGTCAACCAACCAGGCCGGATGTCGAGGGAAAGGTCAGAGGAGAAGAGGGCGTCGTAGAACGACTGTAGTTAGGAGTCCTTGTTCCAACGCTGCTTCAGATTGTACAATGTCACTTCCTGCAAGTGATTCACAATTGGACAGTTCGGTTGTTATAGACTTAAAATCCACCCCTCAATCTACAGCTCAGTCAGAATTGGAGGAAAGGCCACATGGGGATTCTCAGCCAATCCCGTCATCTGTGCCTACAGCAAATTTGAATCCAAGTAAAGAGGAAGAGGTCACACAAGATTTTAAGCACCTACCAGATTCTCAGCTTTACTTTGAGTCAAAGCTCCACCCAGATTCAAATTTGTATCCTATATTCAGGAGGGGGTGTGGCCTCCAAACTGGAGGATACTCATCTCAGCCTCAGACATGTATGAGTAAAGATG atcaATCACCTCTCCTGCCATCATTATCTTCACTCATTCAAACTCTACAAGACACCAAAAATGGACTGCTGGCATCTGTTGACATCCAGGATTTCCACTTACCAGATGAGGATTTTGGTCAACTGAAGTTGGAGAAACTGCGTATGTCCTCTTCACTCGTGGAACCCTTTGTCTATCGTGTATACAACGCACGACGGAGCAACAGGTGCCAGACAGCACGGGGCAGAAAGGGTAACTCTGAAGTACTCGGTGGAGAACTATTTACTCCAGAACCTCCAACTAGCTTTGCCCTTGAAGATAGTTTACCTCTGTGTCAGTCAGACCCTGTTGACCAATCACAGATTGAGACACAAAACACTGACCAATCGGAAAAACACGCTGACCATGTAAACAAACCAAACAGCAGATCCTCAGATCGGATAGACAGTGGAAAGGAACAAACCGGCACAATAGTCAAAACAGAGAAGACGGCAAATGACGAACACACGGTAAAGACACAAACCTCAGGAAACGAAAATGTGCTTAAAGTAGATCCTGAAGTAGAATCGCGAATACACAAGCAAACGGATTCTCCCACCCTCTCTGAAAACAGCCCGTTGTGTCCAGCGTTACTAGATTTTAGTCCTTCATTGACCTCACACACCCAGAGAGGTCAAGACCCTTCCCTGCCATCTTTGGGATTGACCCCACATTTTCTAAGTCCAGGTTCACCCACAGATCTTCAACGTCATCTCCTCTCTCCTGCTGACAGCCGTAGGTCTCCCACTTCAAACACGCCTACAGGTTTTGTGTCTCCAGATTTAGTCGCATGCAAAACATTTGGAAAAGTCAAAGCCAACACCTCTATGAAAAGTTCGGATCCAACCAAAGTAGAGGGAGATACTGAGACACAGAATCAAAGTGAAGTCAGTCAAGAAATTATTATGGGAGCTCAAAATAATGCAAACCACAGTGCAACAGGACACGAGAACTCAGTCGTGCCAGAAACTGAAATGCAGGCTTTATGCATTATGGAAAGTGAACAGAAATGCAGTTTTGATACAGGAAACAATCCAGAATGTAGAAGTAAAATGAATTGCACATCTGAGATCGAAGTTCAACCTCACAATCTTTCTGAATCTGCAGCTCAACACAACCCTGACATCCAGAAAACCCAGAGCAGTCCAAAAGCAGAGGTTCAGACCTGTAAACACACTGACCTCAAGACTGAAACTCACAAAGATATGGTTATGAATCAGTCTCGGCGTGTAGATGCATCTGGCTGTGCAGGTCACGATGAGGCGATCTCATTTGATACCTCCACCAATCAGCAAACGGAAGACAAGATGCTGTGCACCACTAACGCGGATGAAGCAAAGGAACATGGAACTGATTTGTCCAATTCATCCCCTGTACCTTCTACAACCCTTCCCAAGGCAGGACATCGTTCCTCGTTGCTTCGGGAGACGCACACTTTCAAG GCCCTGGAGGGTGGATGCGTGTTGGATTTGTGTTTCGTACGATGGATGGCGGAGGACTTGTGCATATGTGTGGTGGGAGAATGGAGTGTGTGCCTTTGGACTCAAAAGAAGGGAGTTCAGCCTTGGAGTCTTATACACACCTGGACATTTGCACAG ACTGTCATGTCCTTGCAAGCGATTCCAGACTCTTCAGGTTTGCTTTGTGTAACATTGGGTGACTTAAAAATCACAGAAGCAAG TATGGATGGGCCGTTCACTCAGAATGTTCTGTGCAAAGATGCACTACAAGCAGTGGTGGGCGTGTCTGACTGTCGACTTGTGTGTTGCACCACCCCTGGAGATCAGCAGAAAGTCACTGTCATAACGTTAACCAAGGAGGGAAG GTTAGTGAAAACTCTTCTCCTGGTCTCAGCGAAGCAGAACATTCGGACACTGGCAGCCGTAGAAGGGGAAAAAGATGCTCTGATTGGTTGGACAGAATGTAAAACCCTCCTCATATG gAGTATGAAATCAGGCCATCTGCTTCAGACTATATACCTGGAAAAGACTTTACCAATGACAAACTGCATGAGGGGATACTCATACAGA GGTGTGCTTTGTTTATTACTTCAGAATACTGGGAATGTATGTGAGGAAAAGAGTAACACAACTCTTTTTGCTCTGATTGCTACGAATCCCCTCACTGGCAAACACATCACACTGACTTCCATCAGCAACCCCGCTCAACACATACAACA gTTGATAGATGGTGATGTCTTTGGATCTGGGCTTGTTGGCGTTTTCCAGTCTGGTCACATTGCTGTTTGGGATCTCAGAGGAAGGGTGGCGAAAGTTGTTGGGGTGCTTGATGAGTTGTGCCGACTGGCTCGGTGGGCGGGGCCAGACACACTGCTGACTGGCTATCTGAATGGGGATGTTAGTGTGTTTCAATACAACACTGTATAA
- the palb2 gene encoding partner and localizer of BRCA2 isoform X1, whose amino-acid sequence MEEDIHPNDDKEALRRRLEVLKQEYEMTARRLQKAEHRDAVRRQGSVSHQNRFTHNESSSLFCTSSSVLASELSDNQDAQQLRTIEKRSSVFSTVEKIPAIQFQLAEIASACPASMRSPTHRLRSKRSRLRLQNKERESDTDYSQEKDRLVPGKKSGSTEEKAKLKRESDIEMLPCKVEKNQDLPKKGKTDDTIAKKTRKLKMIEKTEVNCESANKPLVLTDENNMAFQTLNICQKQLPPVGRSKEKLQSRTAAYLDPIQSSSLPPSSDSDKSDRMLPPDSNKDIKHSSVMSGALDSCTLVEGLTFPVEYYIRTTRRMAASQSSVNLEAVIQSQLTGGWGRRKPSQSQMRGRGHVSSELPESVRRSTNQAGCRGKGQRRRGRRRTTVVRSPCSNAASDCTMSLPASDSQLDSSVVIDLKSTPQSTAQSELEERPHGDSQPIPSSVPTANLNPSKEEEVTQDFKHLPDSQLYFESKLHPDSNLYPIFRRGCGLQTGGYSSQPQTCMSKDDQSPLLPSLSSLIQTLQDTKNGLLASVDIQDFHLPDEDFGQLKLEKLRMSSSLVEPFVYRVYNARRSNRCQTARGRKGNSEVLGGELFTPEPPTSFALEDSLPLCQSDPVDQSQIETQNTDQSEKHADHVNKPNSRSSDRIDSGKEQTGTIVKTEKTANDEHTVKTQTSGNENVLKVDPEVESRIHKQTDSPTLSENSPLCPALLDFSPSLTSHTQRGQDPSLPSLGLTPHFLSPGSPTDLQRHLLSPADSRRSPTSNTPTGFVSPDLVACKTFGKVKANTSMKSSDPTKVEGDTETQNQSEVSQEIIMGAQNNANHSATGHENSVVPETEMQALCIMESEQKCSFDTGNNPECRSKMNCTSEIEVQPHNLSESAAQHNPDIQKTQSSPKAEVQTCKHTDLKTETHKDMVMNQSRRVDASGCAGHDEAISFDTSTNQQTEDKMLCTTNADEAKEHGTDLSNSSPVPSTTLPKAGHRSSLLRETHTFKALEGGCVLDLCFVRWMAEDLCICVVGEWSVCLWTQKKGVQPWSLIHTWTFAQTVMSLQAIPDSSGLLCVTLGDLKITEARVLCCPSMDGPFTQNVLCKDALQAVVGVSDCRLVCCTTPGDQQKVTVITLTKEGRLVKTLLLVSAKQNIRTLAAVEGEKDALIGWTECKTLLIWSMKSGHLLQTIYLEKTLPMTNCMRGYSYRGVLCLLLQNTGNVCEEKSNTTLFALIATNPLTGKHITLTSISNPAQHIQQLIDGDVFGSGLVGVFQSGHIAVWDLRGRVAKVVGVLDELCRLARWAGPDTLLTGYLNGDVSVFQYNTV is encoded by the exons ATGGAGGAAGATATTCACCCTAACGATGACAAAGAAGCA ttgAGAAGGAGACTGGAAGTACTGAAGCAGGAGTATGAGATGACAGCACGAAGATTGCAG AAGGCAGAACACCGGGATGCAGTTCGCAGACAGGGCAGCGTCTCTCACCAGAACAGATTTACACACAATGAATCATCATCACTATTCTGTACATCTTCCTCTGTGCTGGCTTCAGAACTTTCTGACAACCAAGATGCTCAACAGTTACGAACTA TTGAAAAAAGAAGCTCTGTGTTTTCCACCGTTGAGAAAATCCCTGCCATCCAATTTCAACTTGCCGAGATTGCGTCCGCATGCCCTGCAAGCATGCGAAGCCCCACCCACCGTCTGCGTTCTAAGCGCAGCCGGCTGCGACTGCAGAACAAAGAGCGAGAGTCAGACACTGACTACAGCCAAGAGAAAGACCGTCTCGTGCCTGGAAAAAAAAGTGGTAGCACGGAGGAAAAGGCTAAACTGAAAAGAGAAAGTGATATTGAGATGTTGCCATGTAAGGTGGAGAAGAACCAGGACTTGccaaaaaagggaaaaacagaTGATACGATTGCAAAGAAAACACGGAAGctaaaaatgattgaaaaaacTGAAGTGAACTGTGAATCTGCAAACAAGCCACTGGTTTTAACTGACGAGAATAATATGGCCTTTCAAACTCTTAACATTTGCCAGAAACAGTTGCCTCCTGTCGGTCGTTCTAAAGAGAAGTTACAGTCAAGAACAGCTGCGTATTTGGACCCCATCCAATCCTCATCTTTACCTCCATCATCTGATTCAGACAAATCAGACCGGATGCTTCCACCAGattcaaataaagatattaaacACTCTTCAGTTATGTCTGGAGCTCTAGACTCTTGTACGCTGGTCGAAGGTTTAACTTTTCCTGTGGAATATTATATTAGAACAACACGTCGCATGGCTGCATCTCAAAGTTCTGTCAATCTCGAGGCTGTCATTCAGAGCCAGCTCACTGGGGGGTGGGGCAGACGCAAGCCCAGCCAATCGCAAATGCGTGGTAGAGGTCACGTGAGCTCAGAACTTCCAGAATCAGTACGCAGGTCAACCAACCAGGCCGGATGTCGAGGGAAAGGTCAGAGGAGAAGAGGGCGTCGTAGAACGACTGTAGTTAGGAGTCCTTGTTCCAACGCTGCTTCAGATTGTACAATGTCACTTCCTGCAAGTGATTCACAATTGGACAGTTCGGTTGTTATAGACTTAAAATCCACCCCTCAATCTACAGCTCAGTCAGAATTGGAGGAAAGGCCACATGGGGATTCTCAGCCAATCCCGTCATCTGTGCCTACAGCAAATTTGAATCCAAGTAAAGAGGAAGAGGTCACACAAGATTTTAAGCACCTACCAGATTCTCAGCTTTACTTTGAGTCAAAGCTCCACCCAGATTCAAATTTGTATCCTATATTCAGGAGGGGGTGTGGCCTCCAAACTGGAGGATACTCATCTCAGCCTCAGACATGTATGAGTAAAGATG atcaATCACCTCTCCTGCCATCATTATCTTCACTCATTCAAACTCTACAAGACACCAAAAATGGACTGCTGGCATCTGTTGACATCCAGGATTTCCACTTACCAGATGAGGATTTTGGTCAACTGAAGTTGGAGAAACTGCGTATGTCCTCTTCACTCGTGGAACCCTTTGTCTATCGTGTATACAACGCACGACGGAGCAACAGGTGCCAGACAGCACGGGGCAGAAAGGGTAACTCTGAAGTACTCGGTGGAGAACTATTTACTCCAGAACCTCCAACTAGCTTTGCCCTTGAAGATAGTTTACCTCTGTGTCAGTCAGACCCTGTTGACCAATCACAGATTGAGACACAAAACACTGACCAATCGGAAAAACACGCTGACCATGTAAACAAACCAAACAGCAGATCCTCAGATCGGATAGACAGTGGAAAGGAACAAACCGGCACAATAGTCAAAACAGAGAAGACGGCAAATGACGAACACACGGTAAAGACACAAACCTCAGGAAACGAAAATGTGCTTAAAGTAGATCCTGAAGTAGAATCGCGAATACACAAGCAAACGGATTCTCCCACCCTCTCTGAAAACAGCCCGTTGTGTCCAGCGTTACTAGATTTTAGTCCTTCATTGACCTCACACACCCAGAGAGGTCAAGACCCTTCCCTGCCATCTTTGGGATTGACCCCACATTTTCTAAGTCCAGGTTCACCCACAGATCTTCAACGTCATCTCCTCTCTCCTGCTGACAGCCGTAGGTCTCCCACTTCAAACACGCCTACAGGTTTTGTGTCTCCAGATTTAGTCGCATGCAAAACATTTGGAAAAGTCAAAGCCAACACCTCTATGAAAAGTTCGGATCCAACCAAAGTAGAGGGAGATACTGAGACACAGAATCAAAGTGAAGTCAGTCAAGAAATTATTATGGGAGCTCAAAATAATGCAAACCACAGTGCAACAGGACACGAGAACTCAGTCGTGCCAGAAACTGAAATGCAGGCTTTATGCATTATGGAAAGTGAACAGAAATGCAGTTTTGATACAGGAAACAATCCAGAATGTAGAAGTAAAATGAATTGCACATCTGAGATCGAAGTTCAACCTCACAATCTTTCTGAATCTGCAGCTCAACACAACCCTGACATCCAGAAAACCCAGAGCAGTCCAAAAGCAGAGGTTCAGACCTGTAAACACACTGACCTCAAGACTGAAACTCACAAAGATATGGTTATGAATCAGTCTCGGCGTGTAGATGCATCTGGCTGTGCAGGTCACGATGAGGCGATCTCATTTGATACCTCCACCAATCAGCAAACGGAAGACAAGATGCTGTGCACCACTAACGCGGATGAAGCAAAGGAACATGGAACTGATTTGTCCAATTCATCCCCTGTACCTTCTACAACCCTTCCCAAGGCAGGACATCGTTCCTCGTTGCTTCGGGAGACGCACACTTTCAAG GCCCTGGAGGGTGGATGCGTGTTGGATTTGTGTTTCGTACGATGGATGGCGGAGGACTTGTGCATATGTGTGGTGGGAGAATGGAGTGTGTGCCTTTGGACTCAAAAGAAGGGAGTTCAGCCTTGGAGTCTTATACACACCTGGACATTTGCACAG ACTGTCATGTCCTTGCAAGCGATTCCAGACTCTTCAGGTTTGCTTTGTGTAACATTGGGTGACTTAAAAATCACAGAAGCAAG AGTTCTTTGTTGTCCAAGTATGGATGGGCCGTTCACTCAGAATGTTCTGTGCAAAGATGCACTACAAGCAGTGGTGGGCGTGTCTGACTGTCGACTTGTGTGTTGCACCACCCCTGGAGATCAGCAGAAAGTCACTGTCATAACGTTAACCAAGGAGGGAAG GTTAGTGAAAACTCTTCTCCTGGTCTCAGCGAAGCAGAACATTCGGACACTGGCAGCCGTAGAAGGGGAAAAAGATGCTCTGATTGGTTGGACAGAATGTAAAACCCTCCTCATATG gAGTATGAAATCAGGCCATCTGCTTCAGACTATATACCTGGAAAAGACTTTACCAATGACAAACTGCATGAGGGGATACTCATACAGA GGTGTGCTTTGTTTATTACTTCAGAATACTGGGAATGTATGTGAGGAAAAGAGTAACACAACTCTTTTTGCTCTGATTGCTACGAATCCCCTCACTGGCAAACACATCACACTGACTTCCATCAGCAACCCCGCTCAACACATACAACA gTTGATAGATGGTGATGTCTTTGGATCTGGGCTTGTTGGCGTTTTCCAGTCTGGTCACATTGCTGTTTGGGATCTCAGAGGAAGGGTGGCGAAAGTTGTTGGGGTGCTTGATGAGTTGTGCCGACTGGCTCGGTGGGCGGGGCCAGACACACTGCTGACTGGCTATCTGAATGGGGATGTTAGTGTGTTTCAATACAACACTGTATAA